taaaatataaattatataatagaaGAGAGCTGTCTATTGTTGAGtaacatataataaaataatttataactaaataaatataagtaATACAATCAAACATTTAATCAATAATAAGACTCATTGTTTTTCTTGaattatgttttttattttatataataaataaataaataaacaaatattagAAGTCAAATGATGTGTGATTCTACTTATCATGTGCTCCTATACATGGGAAAGTTAATTGcactatatataattaagaaccTCTCCTTTTTCCAATGaataaatggaatatttttcatgtGCTTAGTGGAAATCCAACTAGATCCAATGAATAAAAGTAACATACCAATGGCTCTTAAAgcacaacaaaataaatatatatttattaaagaaaaatcccATAAAAATTAGCCATCTTTTTTGTTgtataattttctattaaagTTTGTTTGCACCTTCCAATTCTATCCTAACCATGTGGAATCTTATACTGAATTAATTACATTGCCAAATATACATTATAATTTCTTCTTGAAGATTAAAAGGTTACATTTTTGTCCTTGAAAatagtttttgacaaaatagaaagaaaaatcaaccaatatcattttttttcattgGAAAACAACAAATAATTGTAGGGTTTTATTTTGTCTAGCTAGAAGTATGCTTTTGTGAAAGATGATGCAATATTTGTTTGAGTATGAGTCATTAATGAAAAACATACCCTTATTATTGTGTATAATATAGTTTTTCCttctaataattttataaaatgtaattaggatttttgtccctaaattttgacatatactaaatcatgctctttgaattttttaggctgttaaaaattctcctaaaCTATCGAGattgttaaataaaaaaaaaattcgaccAATTTTAATAATGGATACCTGACGTTGATGAAAGTTCATGAGACACGATTTGATACATATTAAAGTTTAGGAGTATAATTTGATAAACATGAAAGTTGAagaggcataatttagtacaggAACAATCACTATGTTAGTAAAATTGAGTGAAATTGAACAAAAGTTCTTGAatctaataatctcaatagttcggagAGAATTTTTAATAGCTTAAAAAGTTTggaggcatgatttagtacatgtcaaaatcataagacaaaaactTTAACTAgccaataatttttcaaaatgtattaagacaaaataataaatactggAGAGTCTCCGtatgaaaataatgttcaagTTTGAGTccctagaaaaatacttttttacAATGTtatcaaatattattatttaaaaagcaATTCTTTATTATCAAATACCAAATATTATTATCAAGTTTGAAATTCCTTGACAATTATTTGTTGGGTAATTTAGGGTGCAAGGAACAATCTTGTTTGGAAGGAGACGGAGGTAAAAGCTAAGAACATTGTTGTATTTGCTAAAACTTATCTTGAACAATGGAAGAAGACTCAAAAAATCGATATGGATGCATCACATGCTGAGCTTCAATTGGGTGATGGAAAAGAGCATTGGACTTTACCCGAAGCAAACATTATCAAGATTAATGTGGATACAGTTATGTTTGAGGGTGGTCATAGTTACGGTTTGGGATTAGTTGCAAGAGATGCCAACGGTATACTAATTGAAGGCCGTACCATTATCTTCCATGGTCAAGTGGAGCCCGCCCTGGCGGAAGCTATCGGAGTTAAGAAAGCTCTTAGTTGAATAAAGGATTTAAATGTACAAGAGGTAAAGGTGGACACCGATTGCCTGTGTGTTGTTCAAGCCTTGCATAATCCCTTGTCTATGGTATCTTTGTTTAGTATCGTTATTAATGATTGTATAAAAACTTGTTAGTAAGTTTCaagagtgtttttttttttttgttaaacgatctatTAATTTAGTGTCCCATAATTTCATAAAAGTTGCTATGTTATACCTTGATTCTCGTTTTAATTTGGAGTCTGTTCCAATTAATTTACTATCTTATTTAGTAGCCGAAGTTGATGTTAATAAAGTTGATTATTCcttttaaaaaatcaattctttataattaatttttttcaaaaagaaaaaaaaaaaaagaacccaCAATGAATCACCCATTCATTAAATACCATACCAAGAAAAAtctttcctttttcttaataataataaaaaatagttttcttctttaatgtgttttcttttttaacaattttcttTTATAAGTTAAGATAATAATTCAAAAGAGTTTCTCCCACTATTGACCTTTGACTTGTCAAAATAGGGGAGGTCAAGGTGGCAGGAAAGTAGTGATATGCACGTGATAATGATATCACAACAACGACTTGGGCCCAATTGAGCCCAACCATATGGGCCATGGGCCCACCACTTTTTCTCAGCCGCCAATCTCTCTGCTCTGCTTTTCCAATCTAAGCCCTACGTCATTACTACTACTCTTCTTTCTCTTACTCACCACTTTGAACATTTCAATTTTCAACTTGATTTCTCTCCCTCTATCACTTTCCATTTAAAAAATcttcaacatttttttttttgaaaaaagaaaagaatttaaAACTAATTTCTTTCCAAAAGAAAAAGGTAAAATgaaatatcttaattttttttgaagaaaaaaatataagaatatccAAACAACATTATTATAATCACATTATTAcaagataatatttttaaaaatcacttaATCAATATTGTTTAAGTTTTCTCTCTTTCCATATTAAAAATAAGCAAGAAATCACgtgtatttaatttaaaaaatgagataatattattttggattttGGGTGTCTAAACTTTACCCATTTTCCATTTCAAATTATTAAAgccaaaagaaaaattattcaattatttaaattttaactaATTGGATTATAACATAGTTAAATTCAGAATAGACCATACAATGTAGTTCAAGtcaagacatatatatatatatatatataattctagtattttactattaataatataaacatatatatttttaaccaATATGTAACGAACTAAAAATaaccttttttaaaaaaattccctgcaaaaattaatattgttgcaataaaactatttaaaaaaactatgatcaactaaaaatatataaaaaaaaactataattaactaaaaatataaaaagaaaaaaaaaaaaaaaaaaaaaaaaaaactacttatCTTCCTTCCTAAGTCCCTGCCTGCCGCTAACTTTTACCAAAGCCTTACAAAAAATTGTTCAAAGTCCTGAAATTCCAAAActacccttaaaaaaaaaaataatattcttttttcCTCAAAAACTAcccttaatattattttttttcctcaaaAACTTGAAATTACGCGGGCCAACCCGGATCCTGacccgggtccgggtccgggtccggatCCGACaacttccttcttcttcctcatttCCAAAACTTTCCGATGACTATTCGAATGGACCTCGCTGGAAAAAGTCGGACTACAAGCGGGTCGGTACTCGGGGAAAAGACGACCCGACTTGAACCGAACCCCACAAGCGTTACAAAGGGTTTTCGGGCCGAGCGGACCGGTTCGCCACTGTGGTGTCTTCTGAACCTGACAATGGCTGCACCGTCGCTGGAACTGTGGTCCGACCACAGCACCAGTTCCGGCCTGAACCGCCGCCGGTTTCTTCTTCGGTTTCTTAATGGGTGGTTCGCCCAAGTTTCGTAAAAACTCCATGGTCTGAACCACGTTGTTGTTGAAAATGAGACAAGGGTTCGATGAAAACGAGGCCGAACACGGCGGCGGAGACGAAGAAGAAGACGATGAGGTTGTTGAGTTTGACTCGGTGAGTTGACTCAGCGAGTTAGTCCTCGACCAGGGTTGAGTTGTGGGTCGAGCTCTTTTGGTCCTGGTTTTCACCGGAACTGAAGGAAAACACGTCGGGTTAGTTCCGGGTCGGGTTGGCTCCGGTTGTTCCAACTGATTTTCCGAATGAAATTCAGTGCTCTGTTTTTCAATTGggtgaaaaagagaaaaatctgagAAAGAATCGTCCACGAAATGAGAAACCCATTCAAGTTCAGCTAAATCATCGTCCTGTTTAcacaaaccaaacaaaaaagtttaattttttattttaattttccaaaattaaaaaaaaaaaaaaaacatgttttTGTTTTCTCTTACCGGAACGGCGAGTTCACTGGTGAGAGCAGACTCAGAGTCACCGGCGCCGGAAGAACCACCGGAAAGAGTTAAACTTTCTTCATCAACACAAAGAgagtctttttcttcttcttcttcctcttcttcaacAGACCCTTCTTCAAATTCTCCATTTTGAAGGTTAAGGAGCTCATCAATGGAGAAATCATCACATGAAATTCCGGTACCGTtgttattagtattattattattattattattattataaacctCTTCAAAATCCTCAAGCTGAGTCAACTCGCCTCTCAAACTCGGTCTCAAAGCTTTGGCTTCCATTCCTTCCATgtcttttttatcaaaaaaaaaaaaaaaaacacaaaattaaactcaaataaaaaaaagttcttGTCTTTgttataattcaatttattattACACAACCTCAAAGCTTAGCCaagttgtttgtttgtttgtttttttttttttttgtaattacctCAAAAATTAAAAAGGTTCCCatccatatataaatattaaaaatattttgtatgatATTCCATTGTTTTAGAGCTTTACCTGTAAATTCGATAAAGATGAGGAAGAAGATGGGTCAGAGATTGTTGGTTGAAGCACAGAAATGAATGCTGGTTTGAGGCCGAAACTAGTGCTATTATTTGTgttttatttctcttttttttaatcTTCCTTTActatttcttttcttcttttttatttattatttatagaaaataaataaattaattaattaataaaaaggtTAGCAGTTTCATATGCGTTGTGAGTGTGACACGTGTGATTGAATTGTCTTGACTTTTCTGATGATGAGTTTTGAGTCTTTTTGTACAGCCCTCGAGTCTTGACTGAGTTGGCTCACACTCATGACTCGCCACTTGGTTTTTTGAAACCAATGGCTTATTATGTTAATGAGTTAGTTTATTATGACCATGGCTAACTCGGGCCTGAATTTTGTTATAAGAGTAATTTatggtataaatatttaagtttaagtatgattttaaataaatacttattatgtaataattttttattagttcaagttattaaatttttaatttttttcaaaaaaaattaaatatactaattaaaaaattgaaag
This Cannabis sativa cultivar Pink pepper isolate KNU-18-1 chromosome 6, ASM2916894v1, whole genome shotgun sequence DNA region includes the following protein-coding sequences:
- the LOC115725670 gene encoding GATA transcription factor 5, coding for MEGMEAKALRPSLRGELTQLEDFEEVYNNNNNNNNTNNNGTGISCDDFSIDELLNLQNGEFEEGSVEEEEEEEEKDSLCVDEESLTLSGGSSGAGDSESALTSELAVPDDDLAELEWVSHFVDDSFSDFSLFHPIEKQSTEFHSENQLEQPEPTRPGTNPTCFPSVPVKTRTKRARPTTQPWSRTNSLSQLTESNSTTSSSSSSSPPPCSASFSSNPCLIFNNNVVQTMEFLRNLGEPPIKKPKKKPAAVQAGTGAVVGPQFQRRCSHCQVQKTPQWRTGPLGPKTLCNACGVRFKSGRLFPEYRPACSPTFSSEVHSNSHRKVLEMRKKKEVVGSGPGPGPGSGSGLARVISSF